Proteins found in one Sphaeramia orbicularis chromosome 8, fSphaOr1.1, whole genome shotgun sequence genomic segment:
- the fmc1 gene encoding protein FMC1 homolog, whose product MATLSSPLRVCRGILKELRAIQGPQYKKSLAYNYVMDQFRKNKVTGERYCRAQQEALHASQTYLCLLSSTRNHLILHNLYHGKGERSPEEVAHLVGLRLPNQPGGKGWEK is encoded by the exons ATGGCAACACTATCGTCACCTCTGCGAGTTTGCAGAGGAATACTGAAAGAATTACGTGCTATTCAGGGACCACAATATAAAAAGTCATTGGCCTACAACTATGTTATGGATCAGTTTCGTAAAAACAAG GTAACAGGAGAAAGGTACTGCCGTGCCCAGCAGGAGGCACTCCATGCCTCACAAACATACCTGTGTTTGCTGTCATCTACCAGGAACCACCTGATCCTACACAACCTTTACCATGGGAAAGGAGAGCGCAGTCCAGAGGAAGTGGCTCATCTAGTGGGCCTCAGGTTGCCAAAT